The window ACCAGAATCAATAAAGTAGTTTTCAATTTCGAAATTTGATGCACTGCTTAAATCGACACGTCCAGCGTTAATATTATCTAGCTCTATTTTAATAGCAGATTTAGCCTCTTCATTATATTTTGGCGGTAATTCTGCGCCTTGTACATTTATCACAAAAGGCTTAGCCAATAAAGCATCTAATCCATTCTTATTGACATACACATTAGCATTGTAAACGCTTAGTGTTCCTATATACCCTTGAACTTGAGGGTCATTTCGCACTTGTGTTAAATAGTTATCTGTTAAATACTTAGCAAGGTATTTATAGATTAATGCATCGCGTTTTGTTTTTTCAATTTCTGCGATTATTTCTGGGTCGAATGTTGCATTAACCGCATCATTATTAAACTTATAAACAGGTGCGAGATAAAATTCATACTCTCTATATTCTGCGGTAATCTCTAATGTCTCTCCCGTTTGGATAAGCTCAATTTCGTTATTTCTGGACTTAATACAAATCATGTGCTGATACTCGTCCGGTAACGATACCTTGGCGATTAAATCGCCACCGTCGTAATTTTCTGGTCTGGCTGGCACAGTTACTCGCATCGCCTTAACAGACTTACTTTTAAGCTTTTCAATTTCAAAGCCTAGCTTAGCCACATCTTGGCCGAGTTGATAAACAAAGCCTTGTTCTTCTTTAGTTGGTGTTGGTTTTGCCATGTTGGTAGTCCTTTTTACCTAGTTCATAGTATTTCAAAAGTTCGTTGTTATAGCTTTCAAGCGATAGGTTTTCACCGCCACTTTCCACTTTCACGCCGATGCTTTCTTTTTGCTTTACTGCCACAGTAAGACTAGGCTTAATGCCTGTTTTTACTTGTACGGTAATGGGTGTTTTCTTCAAATTAATCTGCACGGGTAACATCCTTTTTCAGGATCACTTTACCGCCACATAATGTTTTGACTAATCCCTGCGCATTAGTGCGTTGCAAATCCCATGTTGCGGCATCCCAATTCACGCCTTCTGTTTTATCGTGTGAGATGGTCAACGTGACTTCGTTTTGATTAACCGTAATTTCGCCTGTTGTCGTGGATAAGCGGATGCGTTCGCCTCGTCCATTTGGCACAATGTCGCAATCAAAGCGGCAATCAGTAAAATCCATGGGTTCGCCTTGTTCGGTTGTAAATACAAGGGTTTCCATTTCATCATCGCCGCGAATCCAATTAAAAATGATGTCAGCCACGTTGCACCGCCTTAAATCGCTCATCGTGCTGTTTGCCGTTTATTTCGCTTTCGTATGCAGTTTTGCAATGGTTTTTATCTCGAAATAATCCATTGATGAATCGATAGAGTACACGCCATCGTTTTTTCGGTTGTTCGGCTAATATCGCCCCACGATAGGTGCGACTTGATAATGTTTCGTCTGCCGCACCACCTGTCAAGGCATTGAA is drawn from Haemophilus parainfluenzae and contains these coding sequences:
- a CDS encoding DNA helicase UvrD; amino-acid sequence: MNSKLKQYLYHNIIAIDQLFNALTGGAADETLSSRTYRGAILAEQPKKRWRVLYRFINGLFRDKNHCKTAYESEINGKQHDERFKAVQRG